One window from the genome of Erwinia sorbitola encodes:
- the nrdD gene encoding anaerobic ribonucleoside-triphosphate reductase yields the protein MATQVIKRDGCQVVFDSARIEAAIRAAATAAKIDDDDYCATAASLVSAKLTTRSQVDIAEVQLAVENQLMAGRYPQLARSYIEYRHGRDVARELRGRLNHEIRGLIEQSNPALLNENANKDSKVIPTQRDLLAGIVAKHYARQHMLPRDVVSAHERGEIHYHDLDYSPFFPMFNCMLIDLRGMLTHGFKMGNAEIEPPKSISTATAVTAQIIAQVASHIYGGTTINRIDEVLAPFVEASLVKHRATAQQWQVADVEAYALSRTEKECYDAFQSLEYEVNTLHTANGQTPFVTFGFGLGTSWAARLVQQSILRNRIAGLGKNHKTAVFPKLVFAIKEGLNRSAGQPNYDIKQLALECASKRMYPDILNYDQVVKVTGSFKTPMGCRSFLGVYEENGKQIHEGRNNIGVISLNLPRIALEAKGNEERFWTLLDQRLLLAKKALMTRIARLENVKARVAPILYMEGACGVRLKADDSVASIFRHGRASISLGYIGVHETLNALSGGSVHPYDDEQLRAKGLEIVARLRAAVDAWKEETDYGFSLYSTPSENLCDRFCRLDAAEFGVVPGVTDKGYYTNSFHLDVEKKVNPYDKIDFEAGYPPLANGGFICYGEYPNIQHNLKALEDVWDYSYSRVPYYGTNTPIDECYECGYTGEFDCTSKGFTCPKCGNHDSARVSVTRRVCGYLGSPDARPFNAGKQEEVKRRVKHLSNGQLG from the coding sequence GTGGCAACTCAGGTAATCAAACGGGACGGCTGTCAGGTCGTCTTCGATTCAGCGCGTATTGAGGCAGCTATTCGTGCTGCGGCAACAGCAGCCAAAATTGATGATGATGATTACTGCGCAACCGCTGCCAGTCTGGTTAGCGCTAAACTCACCACCCGATCGCAGGTGGATATTGCAGAGGTACAGCTGGCGGTTGAGAATCAGCTGATGGCGGGCCGTTATCCCCAGCTGGCACGTAGCTATATTGAATATCGTCACGGTCGGGATGTTGCACGCGAGCTGCGCGGTCGACTGAATCATGAGATCCGTGGTCTGATTGAGCAGAGCAACCCTGCACTGCTGAATGAAAATGCCAATAAAGACAGCAAAGTGATCCCGACTCAACGCGATCTGTTGGCCGGTATTGTTGCCAAACACTATGCCCGTCAGCATATGCTGCCACGCGATGTGGTCAGCGCCCACGAACGCGGCGAAATTCACTATCACGATCTCGACTACTCGCCGTTCTTCCCGATGTTTAACTGTATGCTGATCGACCTGCGCGGCATGCTCACCCATGGTTTTAAGATGGGTAACGCCGAGATTGAACCACCAAAGTCGATCTCTACCGCGACCGCCGTCACTGCACAGATCATCGCCCAGGTAGCCAGCCATATTTACGGCGGTACCACGATTAACCGCATCGATGAGGTGCTGGCACCCTTTGTGGAAGCCAGCCTGGTAAAACATCGTGCCACCGCACAGCAGTGGCAGGTCGCAGATGTAGAGGCTTATGCGCTTTCACGCACAGAAAAAGAGTGCTACGACGCCTTCCAGTCGCTGGAGTATGAAGTGAATACGCTGCATACCGCTAACGGTCAGACGCCGTTTGTCACCTTTGGCTTTGGCCTTGGCACCAGCTGGGCAGCACGCCTGGTTCAGCAGTCCATTCTGCGTAACCGTATTGCCGGGCTGGGGAAAAATCATAAAACGGCGGTATTCCCGAAACTGGTCTTTGCCATTAAAGAAGGTCTGAACCGCTCCGCTGGCCAGCCGAACTACGATATCAAACAGCTGGCGCTGGAGTGTGCAAGCAAGCGTATGTATCCGGATATCCTCAATTACGACCAGGTGGTAAAAGTCACTGGATCGTTTAAAACGCCAATGGGCTGTCGCAGCTTCCTCGGCGTGTATGAGGAGAACGGTAAGCAGATCCATGAAGGACGTAATAATATTGGCGTGATAAGCCTTAACCTGCCGCGTATTGCGCTGGAGGCGAAGGGCAATGAAGAACGCTTCTGGACGCTGCTCGACCAGCGGTTGCTGCTGGCGAAAAAAGCTCTGATGACGCGTATCGCCCGGCTGGAGAATGTTAAAGCCCGCGTTGCGCCTATCCTTTATATGGAGGGTGCCTGTGGGGTGCGCCTGAAGGCTGACGACTCGGTAGCATCTATCTTCCGCCACGGCAGAGCATCAATCTCCCTGGGCTATATTGGCGTTCATGAGACGCTGAATGCCCTGAGCGGCGGCAGCGTGCATCCTTACGATGATGAACAGCTGCGCGCCAAAGGGCTGGAGATTGTCGCCCGCCTGCGCGCCGCAGTGGATGCATGGAAAGAGGAAACCGACTACGGTTTCAGTCTCTACAGCACCCCGAGCGAGAACCTGTGCGATCGCTTCTGCCGCCTTGATGCCGCCGAATTCGGCGTGGTGCCGGGCGTCACCGACAAAGGCTACTACACCAACAGCTTCCATCTTGACGTTGAGAAGAAGGTCAATCCGTACGACAAAATCGATTTTGAAGCCGGTTATCCACCGTTAGCGAACGGGGGCTTTATCTGTTACGGCGAGTATCCCAATATTCAGCACAACCTTAAGGCGCTGGAAGACGTATGGGATTACAGCTACAGCCGTGTGCCCTATTACGGAACCAATACGCCGATCGACGAGTGCTATGAGTGCGGCTATACCGGTGAGTTTGACTGCACCAGCAAAGGTTTTACCTGCCCGAAATGTGGTAACC